Within Candidatus Polarisedimenticolia bacterium, the genomic segment GTCGTAGAGAAAATCGGGGTGGAAGGCGATCGCCTGGTTGGACGGAAGCGTCCAGGGTGTCGTGGTCCAGATCAATATGTCGACCCGCCGGCCCGAGACGGCAGGGAAGTGCTCGGCCAGCTTCGAGCCCTCGAGCGGAAAGCGAACGTAGACCGAAGGGGAGGTGTGGTCTTCGTACTCGACTTCGGCCTCGGCGAGCGCCGTCTGATCCACGATGCACCAGTGGACCGGCTTCTTGCCGAAGTAAGCGGTGCCCGAGACGAAGAAGTGCGCCAGCTGCTCGACGATTGCCGCTTCGTAAACCGGATCGATCGTGAGGTAAGGGTGGCTCCACTCCCCGAAGACGCCCAGGCGCTTGAACTCCTCCCTCTGGATGCCGATGTACTTTTCGGCATATTCCCGGCAGGCCTTGCGGATCTGCAGGGCGCTCATCCCCTTTTTCTTGCCGCCCAGATCCCGGTCGACGCGGTTCTCGATGGGCAGGCCGTGGCAGTCCCAGCCGGGACGGTAGGCGGCGTCGAATCCCATCATGTTGCGGGACTTGACCACCATGTCCTTGAGGATCTTGTTGAGGGACTGTCCGAGATGGATGTTGCCGTTGGCGTAGGGAGGCCCGTCATGCAGCAGGAAGACCGGCCGGCCGCGGCGCTGCTCGCGCAGCTTCCCATAAACTTGGACCTGGTCCCACCAGCGCAGCAGCTCCGGCTCCCGCTCCTGGAGGTTGGCTTTCATCGGAAAGTCGGTGCGCGGGAGGTTGACCGACTGCTTGACGTCGGCGACGGGCTTCAACGATACCCCACTTGAGGGAGGCCAATCCGGATGGCCCGAGGGGGGCCGGGCGAAAGGCCGCATGGTGCAGGCGAACGGCGCAATCTAGCATCACCTCCGGCAAAGATCAAGAAGGAGAGGAGTTCGTTGACGCTGCCGATGCCCTGTGGTAAGTTGCGACCTTCCAATCGATTACGGAGCACACCGCGTCTCACGCGGACCGGATGATGCGCGCCTACCTCGACTACAACGCCAACGCCCCGATCCGTCGCGAGGCGTCTCGCAGCATCGCCGCAACGCTCGACGACCGGCTCGGCAACCCTTCCAGCGCGCACCGCTGGGGACACCGGGCCAAGGTCGTCCTCGAGCAGGCCAGGCGGCAGGTGGCGGCGCTCCTGTCGGCGCTTCCCGAGGAGATTGTGTTTACGAGCGGGGCGACCGAGGCGAACAACCTGGCTCTGTATGGCGCGGCCCACGCCCAGGATTCGCCCCGTCATCTGATCGTGTCGCGGATCGAGCACTCCTCGGTGCTCGAGCCGGCGGCCGATCTTGAGCGTCGCGGCTGGAAGGTGAGCCGCATCCTCCCGGATGAAGAGGGGTGGGTCGATCCCGAGCGGGTGCTGGAGGCTCTCACAGCGGAGACCATCCTGGTGTCCCTCATGCACTCCAACCACGAGGTCGGTACGCTGCAGAGCGTCTCCGATCTGGCCCCGGAGCTGCGCCGGCGGGGGATTCTGCTGCATTGCGACGCCGCGCAGAGCGCCGGCAAAGTGGCGCTGTCGGCGCAGCGTGTGGGCGCGGATCTGATCTCGCTGTCGTCGGGAAAGCTTGGCGGGGCCTGTGGGTCGGGCTGCCTGTGGGTGCGCGGGGATGTGCCGCTGGCTCCACTGCTGCGGGGCGGCAGCCAGGAAGGGAACCGCCGGGCCGGCACCCAGCCGCTCGCCTTGATTGCCGGCTTCGGCGCGGCGGCCGAAGCCGCCGCCGGAGAGCTCGAGGAAGCAGCGTCCCGGCTCCAGGCGCTGCGCGATCATCTGGAGATGAGTCTCGTGCAGCGCTTTCCGTCGGCGCGACTGCACGGCGCGCGCCGTCCGCGGCTGCCCGGCACGACCAACTTCTCACTGAAGGAAGCACGCGGCGAGGACCTGGTGCTGGCGCTCGATCTCGAGGGGATCGCCGTCTCGGCGGGCTCGGCGTGCGACGCCGGCACCATGCAGGCGTCTCACGTCCTCCAGGCGATGGGGATCCCCTCCTCCCAGGCGGCTTCCGCGGTGCGCGTCAGTCTCGGGCATGGCAGCCGCCCCGAAGAGATCGACGCCCTGATGGAAGCACTGGCGCGCATCCTCGATCGGGTGGCAGGGCGGGCGGGCGCGCGCGACGTCACCCGGGCCACGGCCGTTCCATGAGCGGCATGGCGCAAGCAGACAGCTCGGCGCGCATCGCCATGGCCATGAGCGGCGGCGTCGACAGCTCGGTGGCGGCGCTCCTGCTGCGCCGGCAGGGCGCTGCCCTGGTGGGAATCTCGCTTCATCTCACGGACGTCTCGGGCGGCGGGCGGTGCTGCTCGCCGCGCGATTTCCTCGACGCCCGGATGGTCGCCGAAAAGCTCGACTTTCCTTATTACGTGCTCAACATGGAGCGCGAGTTTCGCGCGGCGGTCATCGAGGACTTCATCCGTGAGTACCGCTCGGGACGCACCCCCGTGCCTTGCGCCCACTGCAACACTCAGGTGAAGTTCGGTGACCTCTTGAAGCGCGCCGAGCTGCTGGGGTGCGACCGTGTAGCCACCGGGCACTATGCTCGTCTGAGCTGGGACGGCGCCGCGGGGCGCACGCGCCTGTGGCGTGCCCGCGACCGGGAGAAGGACCAGTCCTATTTCCTGTTCGGCCTCGACGATCGCCAGCGCGATTGCGCCCTGTTTCCGCTGGGGGATCTTTCCAAGGGAGCGGTGCGTGCCCTGGCCCGGGAGGCCGGCCTGCCGGTCGCAGACAAGCCGGAAAGCATGGATCTCTGCTTCCTTCCCCACGGAGGGCATGGAGAGCTCGTGGCGCGTGAAACCGGACTCGACGAGGAGGCTGCGGCAGGAGATTTCCTCGATCGCGACGGCAAGATCCTGGGGCGCCATCGCGGCGTCCACCACTACACCGTGGGGCAGAGGCGTGGTCTGGGAATCAGCGGCTCCGGGCCGTATTACGTCGTCGAGATCCGGGCCTCGGACAATTCCGTGGTGCTCGGGACGGAGCAGGAGCAGCTGAGCCGCGAGTGCCACGTCCCGCGGCCCAACTGGATCGGTGTACTGCCGCCCGGCGCTTCCCTCGAAGCCCTGGTGCAGATCCGGCATCGCCATCCCGGGGGCGCGGCGACGCTCCATCCCGATCCGGGCGGGGGAGTCAGAGTCCGCTTCCGCGATCCGCAGCGCGCCATAGCACCCGGACAGGCGGCCGTCTTCTACCGCGACGACGAAGTTCTGGGCGGAGGCTTCATCGCCGCCGCGCATTGACACTCTTTTCGGCGAGGCGGTATAGTCGGATTCGGCGCTCAGCGGGCGGGCATAGCTCAGTTGGTAGAGCGCGAGCTTCCCAAGCTTGAGGTCGCGGGTTCGAACCCCGTTGCCCGCTCCATTCCGACCCTGCCCCACCTCTTGTCGGAGTCGGCATGCTGTTTCGCAAGCTGAGCTTCCCCG encodes:
- a CDS encoding cysteine desulfurase family protein, whose translation is MMRAYLDYNANAPIRREASRSIAATLDDRLGNPSSAHRWGHRAKVVLEQARRQVAALLSALPEEIVFTSGATEANNLALYGAAHAQDSPRHLIVSRIEHSSVLEPAADLERRGWKVSRILPDEEGWVDPERVLEALTAETILVSLMHSNHEVGTLQSVSDLAPELRRRGILLHCDAAQSAGKVALSAQRVGADLISLSSGKLGGACGSGCLWVRGDVPLAPLLRGGSQEGNRRAGTQPLALIAGFGAAAEAAAGELEEAASRLQALRDHLEMSLVQRFPSARLHGARRPRLPGTTNFSLKEARGEDLVLALDLEGIAVSAGSACDAGTMQASHVLQAMGIPSSQAASAVRVSLGHGSRPEEIDALMEALARILDRVAGRAGARDVTRATAVP
- the mnmA gene encoding tRNA 2-thiouridine(34) synthase MnmA, producing the protein MAQADSSARIAMAMSGGVDSSVAALLLRRQGAALVGISLHLTDVSGGGRCCSPRDFLDARMVAEKLDFPYYVLNMEREFRAAVIEDFIREYRSGRTPVPCAHCNTQVKFGDLLKRAELLGCDRVATGHYARLSWDGAAGRTRLWRARDREKDQSYFLFGLDDRQRDCALFPLGDLSKGAVRALAREAGLPVADKPESMDLCFLPHGGHGELVARETGLDEEAAAGDFLDRDGKILGRHRGVHHYTVGQRRGLGISGSGPYYVVEIRASDNSVVLGTEQEQLSRECHVPRPNWIGVLPPGASLEALVQIRHRHPGGAATLHPDPGGGVRVRFRDPQRAIAPGQAAVFYRDDEVLGGGFIAAAH